In one window of Apis mellifera strain DH4 linkage group LG12, Amel_HAv3.1, whole genome shotgun sequence DNA:
- the LOC409540 gene encoding MOB kinase activator-like 1 isoform X2 translates to MSFLFGSRSSKTFKPKKNIPEGTHQYDLMKHAAATLGSGNLRLAVMLPEGEDLNEWVAVNTVDFFNQINMLYGTITEFCTEESCPIMSAGPKYEYHWADGHTVKKPIKCSAPKYIDYLMTWVQDQLDDETLFPSKIGVPFPKNFLSIAKTILKRLFRVYAHIYHQHFSEVVQLGEEAHLNTSFKHFIFFVQEFNLIERRELAPLQELIEKLTAKDAR, encoded by the exons ATGAGCTTCCTATT TGGAAGCAGATCTTCAAAAACCTTTAagccaaagaaaaatattccagaaGGAACTCATCAATATGATTTGATGAAGCATGCAGCAGCCACTTTAGGTTCTGGTAATTTAAGACTTGCAGTTATGCTTCCAGAAGGTGAAGATTTGAATGAATGGGTTGCAGTAAATA CTGTTGATTTTTTCAACCAAATCAATATGTTATATGGCACTATCACAGAATTCTGTACTGAAGAAAGTTGTCCCATCATGTCTGCAGGACCAAAATATGAATACCATTGGGCTGATGGGCATACTGTCAAAAAACCAATAAAATGTTCTGCaccaaaatatattgattatttaatgacTTGGGTACAGGATCAATTAGATGATGAAACCTTATTTCCTTCAAAAATTG gtgTTCCTTTTCCAAAAAACTTCTTGTCTATTGCtaaaacaatattgaaaagaCTATTCAGAGTATATGCTCATATTTATCATCAACATTTTAGTGAAGTCGTTCAACTTGGCGAAGAAGCACATTTAAATACATCattcaaacattttatattttttgttcaa gaatttaatttgatagaaagaagagaattggCACCATTGCAAGAATTAATAGAGAAGTTAACAGCAAAGGATGCTCGATGA
- the LOC409540 gene encoding MOB kinase activator 1B isoform X1 yields MSFLFGSRSSKTFKPKKNIPEGTHQYDLMKHAAATLGSGNLRLAVMLPEGEDLNEWVAVNKKKMIVLAVDFFNQINMLYGTITEFCTEESCPIMSAGPKYEYHWADGHTVKKPIKCSAPKYIDYLMTWVQDQLDDETLFPSKIGVPFPKNFLSIAKTILKRLFRVYAHIYHQHFSEVVQLGEEAHLNTSFKHFIFFVQEFNLIERRELAPLQELIEKLTAKDAR; encoded by the exons ATGAGCTTCCTATT TGGAAGCAGATCTTCAAAAACCTTTAagccaaagaaaaatattccagaaGGAACTCATCAATATGATTTGATGAAGCATGCAGCAGCCACTTTAGGTTCTGGTAATTTAAGACTTGCAGTTATGCTTCCAGAAGGTGAAGATTTGAATGAATGGGTTGCAGTAAATA aaaaaaaaatgattgttttAGCTGTTGATTTTTTCAACCAAATCAATATGTTATATGGCACTATCACAGAATTCTGTACTGAAGAAAGTTGTCCCATCATGTCTGCAGGACCAAAATATGAATACCATTGGGCTGATGGGCATACTGTCAAAAAACCAATAAAATGTTCTGCaccaaaatatattgattatttaatgacTTGGGTACAGGATCAATTAGATGATGAAACCTTATTTCCTTCAAAAATTG gtgTTCCTTTTCCAAAAAACTTCTTGTCTATTGCtaaaacaatattgaaaagaCTATTCAGAGTATATGCTCATATTTATCATCAACATTTTAGTGAAGTCGTTCAACTTGGCGAAGAAGCACATTTAAATACATCattcaaacattttatattttttgttcaa gaatttaatttgatagaaagaagagaattggCACCATTGCAAGAATTAATAGAGAAGTTAACAGCAAAGGATGCTCGATGA